One Rubripirellula reticaptiva genomic region harbors:
- a CDS encoding OmpA family protein: MFCLPHHHRKLPAIAAIVIFAVAISSAGCSQNPYLAAPGGAAWNMPANAAISQNDARLAELNRRVQLLDDNNRQLTTQLAQSDQQIQVYKDESELLRNQLAAVSNQMESTAIAARNAQTQVRGMQASAQVRGGATIQPNTNLTQMASRLNLGGIPVQQDGNVIRISVPSDQLFAPGSAQMNAQAATTLDPIATQLVRMFPRNRIGIEGYTDNAPLYGGGFASAHQLTAAQASAVLDLLSRRNGMPPNQLFTVAQGSNNPRQSNDTPAGRAANRRVELVIYPDNY, translated from the coding sequence ATGTTTTGCCTTCCACACCACCATCGGAAATTGCCAGCGATCGCGGCCATCGTGATCTTCGCTGTTGCGATCTCGTCGGCCGGTTGCAGCCAGAATCCATACTTGGCGGCTCCCGGCGGTGCGGCTTGGAACATGCCGGCCAACGCAGCTATTTCGCAAAACGACGCCCGTTTAGCCGAACTGAATCGCCGTGTCCAATTGCTGGACGACAATAATCGGCAACTAACGACCCAATTGGCTCAAAGCGACCAGCAGATTCAAGTCTACAAAGACGAATCCGAACTGCTGCGAAATCAGCTTGCCGCGGTCAGCAATCAGATGGAATCGACGGCCATCGCCGCTCGTAACGCCCAAACGCAAGTCCGCGGCATGCAAGCCTCGGCTCAAGTTCGCGGGGGCGCGACGATCCAGCCAAACACGAACCTGACTCAGATGGCAAGCCGTTTGAACTTGGGTGGCATTCCTGTCCAGCAGGATGGCAACGTCATTCGGATCTCGGTTCCGTCGGATCAGTTGTTTGCACCGGGATCGGCTCAAATGAATGCGCAAGCAGCGACGACGCTTGATCCCATCGCGACCCAGCTCGTTCGCATGTTTCCACGAAACCGAATTGGCATTGAAGGCTACACCGACAATGCGCCGCTGTACGGTGGCGGTTTCGCGAGTGCTCATCAATTGACCGCCGCTCAAGCATCGGCGGTGCTGGATCTGCTGAGTCGCCGAAACGGGATGCCACCGAATCAATTGTTCACGGTCGCGCAAGGGTCCAACAATCCACGCCAGTCCAATGACACGCCCGCCGGTCGCGCGGCCAATCGACGTGTCGAGTTGGTCATCTATCCCGACAACTATTAG
- the pheT gene encoding phenylalanine--tRNA ligase subunit beta yields the protein MLVSLKWLSKYIDLPMSHEELALRLSLSGLNHEETTELGGDFIVDLEVTSNRGDCLGHLGVAREIGVLYGLDVATPDPKLKPGSTKVDSLLSVKNQALDACPRYTARVIQGVKVGPSPAWLVEALQSVFWKRRLDGSIEAYQSINNVVDATNFVMMECGQPLHAFDYDKIADKQIIVRQAANGEKIQAIDHRDYELDESMCVIADAKDSQAVAGVMGGALSEVSEATTNVVIEAAVFTPLSVRRTARRLKLHSPSSYRFERKVDSVGVEWASRRVCELIVEMAGGTVADGIIDTSPTIQPNDPVVLRASQIERILGIKIDADEVKRILTKLGCEAGKSDATSTVYVPPTWRHDLTREADLIEEVARIHGYDKIPEDAPIPVAPSSKRDFDTAMERVRQVLTSAGISEAMTPSIVTEKLDQSLSPWTDTPALQTETAMLKGARRLRRTLLPSLLEGRAKNWASSSIAADLFEIAHIYLPATGGNDTLPSEQYSLGIVSGSDFFVVKGTLETLFDRMGVEGSLEVQSVDRTGFAKGSVVSLKIGEVELGYMGIVEPKVLKSWKLPAPVVVAEIALPAMLEISSLVPQQKSVSMFPSIERDLNFILAESVRWVDLEKVVRAAVGDSLADVRYRETYRNAEKDGKNRKRVLLTVQLQRHDQTLSGDQADELIGKVIGQCGKQLSAELLS from the coding sequence ATGCTTGTTTCTTTGAAATGGTTGTCGAAATACATCGATTTGCCGATGTCTCACGAGGAACTGGCCCTTCGGCTGAGTCTTTCGGGGCTCAATCACGAGGAAACGACCGAACTCGGCGGCGACTTCATCGTCGACCTTGAAGTCACCAGCAACCGCGGCGACTGCCTCGGGCACCTCGGCGTCGCTCGCGAAATTGGCGTTTTGTATGGGCTGGACGTTGCGACGCCCGATCCAAAACTGAAACCGGGATCGACCAAAGTCGACTCGTTGTTGTCGGTAAAAAATCAAGCTTTGGATGCTTGCCCGCGTTACACCGCGCGAGTCATCCAGGGCGTCAAGGTTGGCCCCAGCCCGGCGTGGTTGGTCGAGGCTCTGCAGTCGGTGTTTTGGAAACGTCGTTTGGACGGTTCGATCGAGGCCTACCAATCGATCAATAACGTCGTCGACGCGACGAACTTTGTGATGATGGAATGTGGCCAACCGTTGCACGCGTTCGACTACGACAAGATCGCCGACAAGCAAATCATTGTGCGGCAAGCAGCAAACGGCGAGAAAATTCAAGCAATCGACCATCGCGATTACGAACTCGACGAGTCGATGTGTGTGATCGCGGATGCAAAAGACTCGCAAGCGGTCGCCGGAGTGATGGGCGGCGCACTATCCGAAGTTTCTGAAGCGACGACGAATGTTGTGATCGAGGCCGCCGTGTTCACGCCGCTATCGGTTCGACGAACCGCTCGCCGATTGAAACTGCACAGTCCATCGTCGTACCGATTCGAACGCAAGGTTGACTCGGTTGGCGTCGAGTGGGCATCGCGACGAGTTTGCGAATTGATCGTCGAAATGGCGGGCGGTACGGTTGCCGACGGCATCATTGATACCTCACCGACGATTCAACCCAACGATCCAGTGGTGCTGCGTGCCAGTCAAATCGAGCGGATCCTCGGAATCAAAATCGACGCCGACGAAGTGAAACGCATCCTGACAAAGTTGGGCTGCGAAGCAGGCAAATCAGATGCAACGTCGACCGTCTATGTGCCGCCCACTTGGCGTCACGATTTGACTCGCGAAGCTGACTTGATCGAAGAGGTCGCTCGCATCCACGGTTACGACAAAATTCCTGAAGACGCACCAATCCCCGTCGCCCCGAGTTCCAAACGCGACTTCGATACTGCGATGGAAAGAGTTCGACAAGTTTTGACGTCGGCTGGAATTAGCGAAGCGATGACGCCCAGCATCGTCACCGAAAAGTTAGACCAATCGCTAAGCCCATGGACCGACACGCCGGCGTTACAAACGGAAACAGCAATGTTAAAGGGTGCACGCCGGTTGCGGCGGACACTGTTGCCAAGCTTGCTAGAAGGCCGTGCCAAGAATTGGGCTTCGTCGTCGATTGCCGCTGACTTATTCGAGATCGCGCACATTTACCTTCCCGCGACCGGCGGTAACGACACGCTGCCATCGGAACAGTACTCTCTAGGAATCGTCTCGGGCAGCGACTTCTTCGTTGTCAAAGGAACTCTGGAAACGCTGTTCGACCGCATGGGTGTCGAAGGCAGTCTAGAAGTCCAGTCGGTCGACCGGACGGGTTTTGCCAAAGGCAGCGTGGTGTCGCTGAAGATCGGTGAAGTCGAGCTTGGATATATGGGCATCGTCGAACCCAAAGTGCTGAAGTCGTGGAAACTGCCGGCGCCCGTGGTTGTGGCTGAGATTGCGTTGCCAGCAATGTTAGAGATATCGTCGTTGGTGCCTCAGCAAAAGTCGGTCAGCATGTTCCCATCGATCGAACGTGACTTGAACTTCATTCTTGCCGAGTCGGTTCGCTGGGTCGATTTGGAAAAAGTCGTGCGAGCCGCGGTTGGCGATTCGCTGGCCGATGTTCGGTATCGCGAAACGTACCGAAACGCCGAAAAAGACGGAAAAAATCGCAAACGCGTCTTGCTGACCGTCCAGTTGCAACGTCACGATCAAACCCTCAGCGGTGATCAGGCAGACGAATTGATTGGAAAAGTGATTGGGCAATGCGGCAAACAACTGTCCGCCGAACTATTGTCGTAG
- a CDS encoding ROK family protein produces the protein MQRPTFLGDLYLGIDVGGTNVKVGLVDDSGTMIKQGSAATPVLKTPEKVFQFAINFANQYCQHFDIAPERLKAVGLAVPGVLDTREYVLREVVNLPGWLGQPLNQILSSVCQRPTIVTNDANAAAYAEHEARNLGEQSLALVTLGTGVGCGVVAGGRPHGGDHGCAGEIGHITINFDDDALPCTCGSRGHLESYAGAAGVIKRLQNLLNSEASGSQKWTTLEIADAAEAGNAICIQVIDETAVLVGRAIGMLGQGLDPAVVLLGGAMTFGGDKTETGRRFLQRIRATVKATTLVQVGGNMKVEFATLGNDAGVLGAAMVAKKLSRQPS, from the coding sequence ATGCAGCGTCCCACTTTCCTCGGCGATCTATATCTCGGCATCGATGTCGGCGGCACCAATGTGAAAGTTGGTCTGGTCGACGATAGCGGCACCATGATCAAGCAAGGATCCGCTGCAACGCCGGTACTGAAAACGCCTGAAAAAGTGTTCCAGTTCGCAATCAATTTTGCGAATCAATACTGCCAACATTTTGACATCGCGCCGGAACGTTTGAAGGCCGTCGGCTTGGCGGTCCCTGGGGTTCTCGATACGCGTGAGTATGTGCTGCGTGAAGTGGTTAACCTGCCGGGCTGGCTTGGGCAACCGCTGAATCAGATTTTGTCGAGCGTTTGTCAGCGTCCGACGATCGTCACCAACGATGCCAATGCCGCGGCTTATGCCGAGCACGAGGCGAGAAACCTGGGCGAACAATCGCTCGCGTTGGTCACGCTAGGGACAGGCGTCGGATGCGGTGTTGTGGCGGGTGGCCGGCCGCATGGTGGCGACCATGGATGCGCGGGTGAGATCGGTCACATCACGATCAACTTTGATGACGATGCGCTGCCTTGTACCTGTGGCAGTCGCGGTCACTTGGAATCCTACGCAGGCGCCGCTGGCGTGATCAAACGGTTGCAAAACTTGTTGAACAGCGAGGCAAGCGGTTCGCAGAAATGGACGACGCTCGAAATTGCGGATGCGGCAGAGGCCGGCAATGCGATCTGCATTCAAGTCATCGACGAAACCGCAGTACTGGTTGGCCGTGCGATCGGCATGTTAGGTCAGGGGCTTGATCCGGCTGTTGTGTTGCTAGGCGGAGCGATGACGTTTGGTGGTGACAAGACCGAAACAGGCCGGCGTTTTCTGCAGCGTATCCGCGCGACTGTCAAAGCGACAACACTGGTGCAGGTCGGTGGTAACATGAAAGTAGAGTTCGCGACCCTTGGCAACGACGCCGGAGTCTTAGGCGCGGCGATGGTGGCAAAAAAACTCTCTAGGCAACCTTCTTAG